One window of the Allosaccharopolyspora coralli genome contains the following:
- a CDS encoding MoaD/ThiS family protein has product MHVRYFAGARAAAGVAEETVRLEADGRPHDAATVIGALHDRHESLASVLPACSFLLAGLAVRDRSVAVPDGATLDVLPPFAGG; this is encoded by the coding sequence GTGCACGTGCGGTACTTCGCGGGCGCCCGAGCGGCCGCGGGGGTCGCCGAGGAGACCGTCCGTCTCGAGGCGGACGGAAGGCCGCACGATGCGGCGACCGTGATCGGAGCACTGCACGACCGGCACGAAAGCCTGGCGAGCGTGCTTCCGGCTTGCAGTTTCCTCCTGGCCGGGCTGGCCGTGCGGGACCGTTCGGTCGCCGTCCCGGACGGGGCGACCTTGGACGTCTTGCCCCCGTTCGCCGGAGGTTGA
- a CDS encoding transglycosylase family protein, with protein sequence MGKHRKTSNASRNLARVAVAGAVVAAPLAVAAPANAADWDELAQCESSGNWSANTGNGFSGGLQFTPSTWAAFGGTQYAANAKDATREQQIAVAEKVLAGQGPGAWPACTSKTNWTSGSTSGGSSTSSSQEETSSSSSSSSESSSSSSESSVKSSGADYTVQTGDTLGKIAKKYGVDYQDVFEQNSDVLSSPHMIFPGQKLDVQ encoded by the coding sequence ATGGGCAAGCACCGCAAGACTTCCAACGCCAGTCGTAACCTCGCTCGCGTCGCCGTCGCCGGCGCCGTCGTCGCCGCCCCGCTGGCGGTCGCGGCCCCGGCCAACGCGGCCGACTGGGACGAGCTGGCGCAGTGTGAGAGCAGCGGCAACTGGAGCGCCAACACCGGCAACGGCTTCTCCGGCGGTCTCCAGTTCACCCCGTCCACCTGGGCGGCCTTCGGCGGCACGCAGTACGCCGCGAACGCCAAGGACGCCACCCGCGAGCAGCAGATCGCGGTGGCCGAGAAGGTCCTCGCGGGCCAGGGTCCCGGTGCGTGGCCGGCCTGCACCTCGAAGACCAACTGGACCAGCGGTTCGACCTCGGGCGGCAGCTCGACGTCGAGCTCGCAGGAGGAGACCTCCAGCTCCAGCAGCTCCAGCTCGGAGTCCAGCTCGAGCTCGTCCGAGAGCTCCGTGAAGTCCAGCGGCGCCGACTACACGGTTCAGACGGGTGACACCCTGGGCAAGATCGCCAAGAAGTACGGCGTCGACTACCAGGACGTCTTCGAGCAGAACAGCGACGTGCTCAGCAGCCCGCACATGATCTTCCCGGGCCAGAAGCTCGACGTGCAGTGA
- a CDS encoding PhzF family phenazine biosynthesis protein, giving the protein MDVYVVDAFTDTPFSGNPAGVVLLDAPAETAWMQSVAAELNHSETAFVVTGGAADEPKSLRWFTPTTEVDLCGHATLATAHVLGDEQRFTTASGELACTSLADGTIEMDFPLGLAEPVEPPEEVVDALPGVTIEACAQGKSWVLVQVASAAEVRALHPDLDALDDAHDVIVTAAGDRPGLDFVSRVFAPNVGVPEDPVTGSAHCILASYWSQKLGRTGHGERFAAEQASPRGGEVQVTLRGTRVGLAGRAVTVLRGQLHA; this is encoded by the coding sequence ATGGATGTCTACGTCGTCGACGCGTTCACCGACACCCCGTTCAGTGGCAACCCGGCCGGAGTCGTGTTGCTGGACGCTCCTGCGGAGACGGCGTGGATGCAGTCGGTGGCCGCGGAGCTGAACCACTCGGAGACGGCGTTCGTCGTCACCGGCGGCGCCGCCGACGAGCCGAAGTCGCTGCGGTGGTTCACGCCGACCACCGAGGTCGACCTGTGCGGGCACGCCACGCTCGCGACCGCGCACGTGCTGGGCGACGAGCAGCGGTTCACGACCGCGAGCGGTGAGCTCGCGTGCACTTCACTGGCCGACGGCACGATCGAGATGGACTTTCCGCTGGGCCTGGCCGAGCCGGTGGAGCCGCCGGAGGAAGTCGTCGACGCCCTTCCCGGCGTCACCATCGAGGCGTGCGCGCAGGGCAAGAGTTGGGTACTGGTGCAGGTCGCTTCCGCCGCCGAGGTCCGCGCACTGCACCCCGACCTCGACGCCCTCGACGACGCGCACGACGTCATCGTCACGGCCGCCGGGGACCGTCCCGGACTCGACTTCGTCAGCCGCGTGTTCGCTCCGAACGTCGGGGTCCCCGAGGACCCGGTGACCGGATCGGCGCACTGCATCCTCGCGTCGTACTGGTCGCAGAAGCTGGGCCGCACCGGCCATGGAGAACGGTTCGCCGCCGAGCAGGCCTCACCCCGAGGCGGCGAGGTTCAGGTCACGCTCCGAGGGACCCGCGTCGGGCTGGCGGGTCGAGCGGTGACGGTTCTCCGAGGTCAGCTGCACGCGTGA
- a CDS encoding R2-like ligand-binding oxidase, protein MTAELTAHREHFHSLRAGGLRWDSLPLRLFTKGNKKFWDPAGIDFSQDAQDWQNLDDEERRSVAMLCSQFIAGEEAVTQDIQPFMAAMATEGRFGDELYLSQFCFEEAKHTQAFRLWMDAVGLTEDLHSHVEENPGYRALFYEALPESLHALHRDPSPANQVRASVTYNHVIEGTLALTGYYAWHKICAARGIMPGMQEVVRRIGDDERRHMAWGTFTCRRHVAADEANWEIVEKRMEELLPLAVEQIQWQPDDAPEEPPFQLDLEELSAYAGDRATRRLGAISSARGANLADIDVDASPEQLEEQFGAEDEAALADAAR, encoded by the coding sequence ATGACCGCCGAGCTGACCGCGCACCGCGAGCACTTCCACTCCCTCCGTGCCGGTGGACTCCGCTGGGACTCGTTGCCGTTGCGCCTGTTCACGAAGGGCAACAAGAAGTTCTGGGACCCGGCGGGGATCGACTTCAGCCAGGACGCGCAGGACTGGCAGAACCTCGACGACGAGGAGCGCCGCAGCGTCGCGATGCTGTGCTCGCAGTTCATCGCCGGAGAGGAGGCCGTCACCCAGGACATTCAGCCGTTCATGGCCGCGATGGCCACGGAGGGACGGTTCGGCGACGAGCTGTACCTCTCGCAGTTCTGCTTCGAAGAAGCCAAACACACCCAGGCGTTCCGGCTGTGGATGGACGCCGTCGGACTCACCGAGGACCTGCACAGCCACGTCGAAGAGAACCCCGGCTACCGCGCCCTGTTCTACGAGGCACTGCCCGAGTCGCTGCACGCCCTGCACCGCGACCCGAGCCCCGCCAACCAGGTTCGCGCTTCCGTGACCTACAACCACGTGATCGAGGGAACGCTGGCGCTCACCGGCTACTACGCGTGGCACAAGATCTGCGCGGCGCGCGGGATCATGCCCGGAATGCAGGAAGTGGTGCGGCGCATCGGCGACGACGAGCGCAGGCACATGGCGTGGGGCACGTTCACCTGCCGCAGGCACGTGGCGGCCGACGAAGCGAACTGGGAGATCGTCGAGAAGCGGATGGAAGAACTCCTGCCGCTGGCCGTGGAACAGATCCAGTGGCAACCGGACGACGCGCCGGAGGAGCCACCGTTCCAGCTCGACTTGGAGGAACTCTCGGCGTACGCGGGCGACCGTGCCACGCGGAGGCTCGGCGCGATCTCGTCGGCGCGCGGGGCGAACCTCGCCGACATCGACGTGGACGCCTCCCCGGAGCAGCTCGAGGAACAGTTCGGCGCCGAGGACGAAGCCGCCCTCGCCGACGCCGCCCGCTGA
- a CDS encoding AMP-binding protein: MDTNEQTLPSYSSGTSDVPLLGDTIGDNLDRTAAAHPDRDALVEFATGRRWTYREFVADVDALAHGLLERGIVKGDRVGIWAPNRSEWTLTQYATAKIGAILVNINPSYRSHELEYVLNQAGIRMLVSAESFKTSDYVGMIDEVRGRCPTLEQVVHVGTGDWDGLFRRDADAQVLRDAQRALSADDPINIQYTSGTTGFPKGATLSHHNILNNGFFVGELCGYTERDRVAIVPPFYHCFGMVMGNLACTSHGSAMVVPSEAFEPQSVLDAVATERCTSLYGVPTMFIAEMDLPTFDDYDLNSLRTGIMAGSTCPVEVMKQVIDRMGMSEVAICYGMTETSPVSTQTRADDSLERRVSTVGRVGPHLEIKVIDPVTGLTVPRGESGELCTRGYSVMLGYWEQPDKTAEAVDAARWMHTGDLATMDEDGYVSITGRIKDMVIRGGENIYPREIEEFLYTHPDILDAQVVGVPDARYGEELCAWVRLHAGASELTAETLREFCTGKLAHYKIPRYVHVVEEFPMTVTGKVRKVQMREESKQLLEL, translated from the coding sequence GTGGACACCAACGAACAGACCTTGCCGAGCTACTCCTCCGGCACGTCGGACGTTCCGCTGCTCGGCGACACCATCGGGGACAACCTCGACCGCACTGCCGCCGCGCACCCCGACCGCGACGCGCTCGTCGAGTTCGCCACCGGCCGCCGCTGGACCTACCGCGAGTTCGTCGCCGACGTCGACGCCCTCGCCCACGGGCTCCTGGAACGCGGAATCGTGAAGGGCGACCGCGTCGGGATCTGGGCCCCCAACCGTTCGGAATGGACCCTCACCCAGTACGCGACCGCGAAGATCGGGGCGATCCTGGTCAACATCAATCCCTCGTACCGGAGTCACGAGCTCGAATACGTCCTCAACCAGGCGGGCATCCGGATGCTGGTCTCCGCCGAGTCGTTCAAGACCTCGGACTACGTGGGCATGATCGACGAGGTGCGCGGCCGGTGCCCGACCCTCGAACAGGTCGTCCACGTCGGCACCGGCGACTGGGACGGGCTCTTCCGGCGCGATGCGGATGCGCAGGTGCTCCGCGACGCGCAGCGCGCGTTGTCGGCGGACGACCCGATCAACATCCAGTACACCTCGGGCACCACCGGATTCCCGAAGGGCGCGACACTGTCGCACCACAACATCCTCAACAACGGCTTCTTCGTCGGCGAGCTCTGCGGCTACACCGAGCGGGACCGGGTCGCGATCGTGCCGCCGTTCTACCACTGCTTCGGCATGGTGATGGGCAACCTCGCCTGCACCAGCCACGGCTCCGCGATGGTCGTCCCGTCCGAGGCGTTCGAGCCGCAGTCCGTGCTCGACGCGGTCGCGACCGAACGCTGCACGTCGCTGTACGGGGTGCCGACGATGTTCATCGCCGAAATGGATCTGCCGACCTTCGACGACTACGACCTGAACTCGCTGCGCACCGGGATCATGGCGGGCTCGACCTGCCCGGTCGAGGTGATGAAGCAGGTCATCGATCGGATGGGCATGTCGGAGGTTGCCATCTGTTACGGCATGACGGAAACCTCTCCGGTGTCCACGCAGACCCGCGCCGACGACTCCCTGGAACGGCGAGTGTCCACCGTCGGCCGCGTCGGCCCGCACCTCGAGATCAAGGTCATCGACCCGGTCACCGGACTGACCGTGCCCCGAGGCGAGTCGGGTGAGCTGTGCACGCGCGGGTATTCGGTGATGCTCGGGTACTGGGAGCAGCCCGACAAGACCGCCGAGGCCGTCGACGCCGCCCGCTGGATGCACACCGGCGATCTCGCCACCATGGACGAGGACGGCTACGTCAGCATCACCGGCCGCATCAAGGACATGGTCATCCGTGGTGGGGAGAACATCTATCCCCGCGAGATCGAGGAATTCCTCTACACCCACCCGGACATTCTCGACGCGCAGGTCGTCGGGGTGCCGGACGCGCGCTACGGCGAAGAGCTCTGTGCCTGGGTGCGCCTGCACGCGGGAGCTTCCGAACTCACCGCCGAGACGCTGCGTGAGTTCTGCACGGGCAAACTCGCGCACTACAAGATTCCCCGGTACGTGCATGTCGTCGAGGAGTTCCCGATGACCGTCACCGGCAAGGTCCGCAAGGTCCAGATGCGCGAGGAATCAAAGCAGCTCCTGGAGCTGTAG
- a CDS encoding HAD family hydrolase, which translates to MTSRLGPVVGFDLDLTLIDVRPAMTELFARLSREFGVELDGEHFAANLGPPLPDVIRAYGFDEELVERLVARFRELYPATAIPVTTMMPGAAAALDAVRAADGSTLIVTGKYERNAALHIEALGWEIDRLRGDAFGADKGAVLAECGADVYVGDHVGDVRGAKVAGALAVAVATGPHDADTLVEAGADVVLGDLTEFPDWLKTR; encoded by the coding sequence GTGACCTCCCGCCTCGGACCGGTCGTGGGATTCGACCTCGACCTCACCCTCATCGACGTCCGGCCCGCCATGACCGAACTGTTCGCACGGCTGTCCCGCGAGTTCGGCGTCGAGCTCGACGGTGAGCACTTCGCCGCGAACCTCGGTCCGCCGCTGCCCGACGTCATCCGCGCTTACGGCTTCGACGAAGAGCTGGTCGAGCGCCTCGTCGCGCGGTTCCGGGAGTTGTACCCGGCCACGGCCATCCCGGTGACGACCATGATGCCGGGAGCCGCGGCCGCACTCGACGCCGTGCGCGCGGCCGACGGCTCCACGCTCATCGTCACCGGCAAGTACGAACGCAACGCTGCCCTGCACATCGAGGCCCTCGGGTGGGAGATCGACCGGCTGCGCGGCGATGCGTTCGGTGCCGACAAGGGTGCCGTTCTGGCCGAGTGCGGAGCCGATGTCTACGTCGGCGATCACGTCGGGGACGTGCGTGGCGCGAAGGTGGCCGGGGCGCTCGCCGTCGCGGTGGCGACAGGGCCCCACGACGCGGACACGTTGGTGGAGGCCGGTGCGGACGTCGTCCTGGGCGACCTCACGGAGTTCCCCGACTGGCTGAAGACGCGCTGA
- a CDS encoding sulfate/molybdate ABC transporter ATP-binding protein encodes MHAPPGEVVAVLGPNGAGKSTLLAALSGMHDPDRGRIALGERVWFDSAQRVSVPTHKRGVGLLAQTPLLFPYLSALDNVAFGPRSAGQSRAQAGEAAAGWLEQVDALVLADRRPAQLSGGQAQRVALARCLAAEPELLLLDEPLAALDIDAAPAMRGLLHRVLEGQRTPTVLVTHDVLDAVVLADRVVVLHEGEIVEQGPTRTVLTRPKAAFTARIAGLNLLSGLLDGDSVRAEDVVVSGRIAEEGRPGEPAGAVFAPTAVAVHRERPHGSPRNAVRVRLDAVEPRGDVVRLRGTVDGPADGTALAADVTAAATADLRLGVGECVWFVVKATEVAIHPLSGGSSRA; translated from the coding sequence ATGCACGCCCCGCCCGGTGAGGTCGTGGCGGTGCTCGGGCCGAACGGTGCAGGCAAATCCACTTTGCTCGCCGCCCTGTCCGGGATGCACGACCCGGACCGGGGCCGGATCGCACTCGGCGAGCGAGTGTGGTTCGACTCGGCGCAACGCGTGAGCGTGCCCACCCACAAGCGCGGGGTCGGACTGCTCGCTCAGACGCCGCTGCTCTTCCCGTACCTGTCGGCGCTGGACAACGTCGCGTTCGGGCCGCGTTCGGCCGGGCAGAGCAGGGCCCAGGCGGGTGAGGCCGCCGCCGGGTGGCTCGAACAGGTCGACGCGCTCGTCCTCGCCGACCGCCGTCCCGCGCAGCTCTCGGGTGGTCAGGCGCAACGCGTCGCGCTCGCGCGTTGTCTGGCCGCCGAACCCGAACTGTTGCTGCTCGACGAACCGCTCGCCGCCCTCGACATCGACGCCGCGCCTGCGATGCGCGGCCTGCTGCACCGGGTGCTGGAGGGTCAGCGGACACCGACGGTGCTGGTCACCCACGACGTGCTGGACGCGGTCGTGCTCGCCGACCGCGTCGTGGTGCTGCACGAGGGTGAGATCGTCGAACAAGGGCCGACGCGGACGGTCCTGACCCGCCCGAAGGCCGCGTTCACCGCGCGCATCGCCGGGCTCAACCTGCTCAGCGGACTGCTGGACGGTGACTCGGTGCGCGCCGAGGACGTGGTCGTCAGTGGCCGCATCGCCGAGGAAGGTCGCCCGGGCGAACCGGCGGGTGCCGTGTTCGCGCCCACCGCCGTGGCCGTGCACCGCGAGCGCCCGCACGGGAGCCCGCGCAACGCCGTGCGTGTCAGGCTCGACGCGGTGGAGCCGCGTGGTGACGTGGTCCGGCTCAGAGGCACCGTCGACGGTCCAGCGGACGGGACGGCGCTGGCAGCCGACGTGACCGCCGCCGCGACGGCTGACCTGCGACTCGGAGTCGGGGAGTGCGTCTGGTTCGTCGTCAAGGCCACCGAAGTGGCCATCCACCCGCTGTCCGGGGGATCATCGCGCGCGTGA
- a CDS encoding YccF domain-containing protein, translating into MALLLNIIWLVFSGFWMAVGYLVAGVLLCITIIGIPFGIASFRMANYALWPFGRRVVDEPGAGSGAAIGNLLWLILAGWWLAIGHIVTGLALCVTIIGIPLGIASFKLVPVSLLPMGKRIVDTDQPGVPSPAR; encoded by the coding sequence ATGGCTCTGCTGCTCAACATCATCTGGCTCGTGTTCAGCGGCTTCTGGATGGCCGTCGGCTACCTGGTCGCCGGCGTGCTGCTGTGCATCACGATCATCGGCATCCCCTTCGGGATCGCCTCGTTTCGAATGGCGAACTACGCGTTGTGGCCGTTCGGCCGCCGCGTCGTGGACGAGCCGGGCGCCGGCTCGGGCGCGGCCATCGGCAACCTGCTGTGGCTGATCCTCGCAGGCTGGTGGCTCGCCATCGGGCACATCGTCACGGGCCTCGCACTGTGCGTGACGATCATCGGCATCCCGCTGGGAATCGCGAGCTTCAAGCTCGTCCCGGTCTCGCTGCTGCCGATGGGTAAACGCATCGTGGACACCGACCAGCCCGGCGTGCCGAGCCCGGCCCGGTGA
- the modA gene encoding molybdate ABC transporter substrate-binding protein, giving the protein MRWISRITAAAAVLVLGASCGQGRQGADSGAEGGERELTVLAAASLTDPFEEVAARFSEQNPGVRVRFDFQGSSTLAEQIIQGRPADVFASANEKNMTKVVDADAATGKAEPFVTNRLTIAVPPGNPAGIRSLADLAAPGKAVVTCADPVPCGAATNEVEQASGVRLNPVSEENDVTSVLQKVQAGEADAGLVYVTDVRSAQGRVEGIDFPESRQALNIYPITTLQDAAQPELAAEFVRFVQGPEGREVLERAGFGAP; this is encoded by the coding sequence ATGCGCTGGATCAGCAGGATCACCGCAGCGGCGGCCGTGCTCGTGCTGGGCGCGAGCTGTGGCCAGGGGCGGCAGGGAGCCGACTCAGGCGCAGAAGGCGGCGAGCGCGAACTGACGGTCTTGGCGGCGGCGTCGTTGACCGATCCGTTCGAAGAGGTCGCGGCCCGCTTCTCGGAACAGAACCCTGGGGTGCGCGTGCGGTTCGACTTCCAGGGCTCGTCGACACTCGCCGAGCAGATCATTCAGGGACGACCCGCGGACGTGTTCGCCTCGGCCAACGAGAAGAACATGACGAAGGTCGTCGACGCCGACGCGGCGACCGGGAAGGCGGAGCCGTTCGTGACCAATCGGCTCACGATCGCCGTCCCGCCCGGAAACCCGGCGGGGATTCGGTCGCTCGCCGACCTCGCCGCCCCTGGAAAGGCCGTGGTGACCTGCGCGGACCCGGTCCCGTGCGGGGCAGCGACCAACGAGGTGGAGCAGGCTTCCGGGGTGCGACTTAACCCGGTCAGTGAGGAGAACGACGTCACGTCGGTTCTGCAGAAGGTGCAGGCAGGGGAGGCCGACGCCGGGCTCGTGTACGTCACGGACGTGCGTTCGGCGCAAGGCCGGGTCGAGGGGATCGACTTCCCCGAGTCGCGGCAGGCGCTCAACATCTACCCGATCACCACGTTGCAGGACGCGGCGCAGCCGGAGTTGGCGGCCGAGTTCGTCCGGTTCGTGCAAGGTCCCGAGGGACGTGAGGTTCTGGAACGCGCCGGGTTCGGGGCGCCGTGA
- a CDS encoding ABC transporter permease, translated as MPLPLWPFAALGLALVVLPVLGLFLRVEPTRLPALLLSDTALSALWLSVKTSLLSTVLSVLLGAPLAMVLARGSVPGVRVLRALVLLPLVLPPVVGGLAMLYLLGRTGPLGGPLDDLFGVTVPYTTAAVVLAQTFVAMPFLVVGLEGALRSAGGAYEKVAATLGAGPWSAFRRVTVPLLLPALGSSLVLTFARALGEFGATITFAGSLQGVTRTLPLAVYTEAQSDVDAAVAMSLLLVALALLVIVLARPKAVEGQL; from the coding sequence GTGCCGCTGCCGCTGTGGCCGTTCGCGGCCCTGGGGCTCGCGCTGGTGGTCCTGCCGGTGCTCGGGCTGTTTCTCCGGGTCGAACCGACGCGGCTTCCCGCTCTGCTGCTCAGTGACACGGCGCTGTCGGCGCTCTGGTTGTCGGTGAAGACGTCCTTGCTCTCCACTGTCCTGTCAGTGCTGCTGGGCGCACCGCTGGCGATGGTGCTGGCTCGAGGCTCGGTTCCGGGGGTGCGGGTGCTGCGGGCTCTCGTGTTGCTGCCGCTGGTCCTGCCTCCGGTGGTCGGCGGTCTCGCCATGCTGTACCTGCTCGGTCGCACGGGTCCGTTGGGAGGACCGCTGGACGACCTGTTCGGCGTGACCGTGCCGTACACGACGGCGGCGGTGGTGCTCGCGCAGACTTTCGTGGCGATGCCGTTCCTGGTCGTCGGGCTCGAAGGCGCGTTGCGCTCCGCCGGCGGTGCCTACGAGAAGGTCGCCGCCACGCTCGGAGCCGGGCCGTGGTCGGCGTTCCGCCGGGTGACCGTGCCCCTGTTGCTGCCCGCGCTCGGGTCGAGCCTCGTGCTCACGTTCGCGCGTGCACTCGGTGAGTTCGGTGCGACGATCACCTTCGCGGGCAGTCTGCAAGGCGTGACGCGGACGTTGCCGCTCGCCGTGTACACCGAGGCGCAGTCCGATGTGGACGCTGCGGTGGCGATGTCGTTGCTGCTGGTCGCGTTGGCCCTGCTGGTGATCGTCCTCGCGCGTCCCAAGGCGGTGGAAGGACAGCTGTGA
- a CDS encoding HAD-IIA family hydrolase codes for MDMDGVLVHEEHMVPGADAFISALREAGNPFMVFTNNSIYTPRDLRARLLRSGLDIPESAIWTSALATAQFLDNQRPGGSAHVVGESGLTTALHNIGYVLTDREPDYVVLGETRTYSFESITKLIRLVEGGARFIATNPDEKGPSPEGSLPATGAVAALIERVTGRAPYYVGKPNPLMMRSALRTLGAHSENTLMIGDRMDTDVRSGLEAGLQTILVLTGISGEHTAERYPYRPTKVIRSIADLVDHVKDPFGA; via the coding sequence ATGGACATGGACGGCGTGCTCGTGCACGAAGAGCACATGGTTCCCGGCGCGGACGCGTTCATCAGCGCGCTGCGCGAAGCGGGCAACCCGTTCATGGTCTTCACCAACAACTCGATCTACACCCCGCGTGACCTGCGAGCCCGGTTGTTGCGCAGCGGATTGGACATCCCGGAGTCGGCGATCTGGACTTCGGCGCTGGCGACCGCGCAGTTCCTCGACAACCAGCGGCCCGGCGGTTCGGCGCACGTCGTGGGCGAGTCCGGGCTCACGACGGCGCTGCACAACATCGGCTACGTGCTCACCGACCGGGAGCCGGACTACGTGGTTCTGGGGGAGACCCGGACCTACAGCTTCGAGTCGATCACCAAGCTGATCCGGCTGGTCGAGGGCGGGGCGCGGTTCATCGCGACGAATCCCGACGAGAAGGGGCCGAGCCCGGAAGGGTCGCTGCCCGCGACGGGCGCGGTCGCGGCGCTCATCGAGCGCGTCACCGGCAGGGCGCCGTACTACGTCGGCAAGCCGAATCCGCTGATGATGCGCTCGGCGCTGCGCACACTGGGTGCGCACTCGGAGAACACACTGATGATCGGCGACCGGATGGACACCGACGTACGTTCGGGGCTCGAAGCGGGGTTGCAGACGATCCTGGTGCTCACCGGCATCTCGGGGGAGCACACGGCGGAGCGCTACCCGTACCGGCCGACAAAGGTGATCCGTTCCATCGCCGACCTCGTCGACCACGTCAAGGATCCGTTCGGGGCCTGA
- a CDS encoding TOBE domain-containing protein — translation MPQYRISEIAGLFAVSDDTVRRWLDAGQLAAERDASGRLAVDGAALARFSREQAQATPDPSGVGRSARNRMVGLVTEVVSDTVMSQVEIQCGPHRVVSLMSTEAVRDLELEPGALAVAVIKSTNVVVETPGES, via the coding sequence ATGCCGCAGTATCGGATCTCGGAGATCGCCGGGCTGTTCGCGGTCAGCGACGACACTGTCCGGCGCTGGCTGGACGCGGGGCAGCTCGCAGCGGAGCGGGACGCGTCGGGTCGGCTCGCGGTCGACGGTGCCGCACTCGCCCGGTTCTCACGTGAGCAGGCACAGGCCACGCCGGACCCGTCCGGGGTGGGCCGCTCCGCCCGGAACCGCATGGTCGGCCTTGTCACCGAGGTCGTCTCGGACACGGTGATGTCGCAGGTGGAGATCCAGTGCGGGCCACATCGGGTGGTGTCGCTGATGAGCACCGAAGCGGTCCGTGACCTGGAACTGGAACCCGGAGCCCTCGCGGTCGCGGTGATCAAGTCGACCAACGTCGTCGTCGAAACACCAGGGGAGTCGTGA
- the moaA gene encoding GTP 3',8-cyclase MoaA: MELGIPVVRTPTDTSARPDTPELVDRFGRVARDLRVSLIDKCNLRCTYCMPAEGLPWLGRDELLDTDEMIRLIRLAVESLGITTVRFTGGEPLLRKDLVDVIAATSALPGNPKTSLTTNGINLDRFARPLADAGLNRVNVSLDTLHADRFRELARRDKLDAVLAGLRGAAAAGLHPVKVNAVLMRGINDDEAGDLLRFCLEHDYQLRFIEQMPLDAQHGWDRDQMVTADEILELLHREFALTPHEAERGSAPAERWLVDGGPGTVGVIGSVTRPFCSACDRTRLTADGQLRSCLFSNTETDLRGPMRDGADDAELARLWRGEMWAKAEGHGVDGQGFAEPSRPMSAIGG; encoded by the coding sequence GTGGAGCTGGGAATTCCGGTCGTACGCACCCCGACCGACACCTCGGCGCGTCCGGACACGCCCGAACTCGTCGACCGATTCGGCAGGGTGGCCAGGGACCTGCGCGTGTCCCTGATCGACAAATGCAACCTGCGATGCACCTACTGCATGCCCGCCGAAGGGCTGCCGTGGCTCGGGCGCGACGAACTACTCGACACCGACGAGATGATCAGGCTGATCCGGCTCGCCGTCGAGAGCCTCGGCATCACGACGGTCCGGTTCACCGGCGGGGAACCGTTGCTGCGCAAGGACCTCGTCGACGTCATCGCCGCCACCTCGGCGCTGCCCGGCAACCCCAAGACCTCGCTGACCACCAACGGGATCAACCTCGACCGGTTCGCCCGGCCGCTCGCCGACGCGGGACTGAACCGGGTCAACGTCTCGCTGGACACACTGCACGCCGACCGGTTCCGCGAACTCGCCCGTCGCGACAAGCTCGACGCAGTGCTGGCGGGTCTACGCGGCGCCGCGGCGGCCGGGCTGCATCCGGTCAAGGTCAACGCCGTCCTCATGCGCGGGATCAACGACGACGAGGCAGGCGACCTGCTGCGATTCTGCCTCGAGCACGACTACCAGCTGCGCTTCATCGAGCAGATGCCTCTCGACGCCCAGCACGGCTGGGACCGGGACCAGATGGTCACCGCCGACGAGATCCTCGAACTGCTGCACCGCGAGTTCGCCCTGACCCCGCACGAGGCCGAACGCGGCTCGGCCCCCGCCGAACGCTGGCTCGTGGACGGCGGCCCCGGCACGGTGGGCGTGATCGGCTCGGTGACCCGGCCGTTCTGCTCCGCATGCGACCGGACCCGGCTCACCGCCGACGGGCAACTGCGCTCCTGCCTGTTCTCGAACACCGAGACCGACCTGCGCGGACCGATGCGTGACGGCGCCGACGACGCCGAACTCGCCCGGCTCTGGCGCGGCGAGATGTGGGCCAAGGCCGAAGGGCACGGCGTCGACGGACAGGGGTTCGCCGAGCCGTCCCGGCCGATGAGCGCGATCGGGGGCTGA